In one window of Streptomyces sp. FXJ1.172 DNA:
- a CDS encoding type I polyketide synthase, with protein MTDSRDAADPMDDRSNPLKERLAALRADARYPVLLHLVREQTAELLGTAPEDVAPDLAYRDFGYNSLAAVELTNGLSAACGLELPLTLLFDHPTPAAVAAHLQELLGFAPTAAETPEAGEEPGSGAGDDPIAVVGMACRYPGGVASPAGLWEVVAAGRDVISQFPADRGWDLDGLFSDDPEQPGTSYARTGGFLESVADFDADFFTIARREALAMDPQQRLLLHTVWESLEHAGIDPGSLRRSPTGVYMGSSGQDYEQVARSGPQELEGYWGIGSAGSVLSGRVAYAFGFEGPALTVDTACSSSLVSVHLAAQALRAGECSLALAGGAAVMATPKVFTEFSRQRALSPDGRCKSYAQAADGTGWAEGVGVLVLERLSEARRLGHRVLALIPGSAVNQDGASNGLTAPNGPSQRRVVQQALAAAGLRPGDIDAVEGHGTGTKLGDPIEIDALVSVFAGDRPDGRPLRLGSLKSNIGHSQAAAGVGGLIKMIMALRHEVLPRTLHVDRPTPKADWTSGAVALLTEATPWPRGARVRRAGVSAFGVGGTNAHVLVEEAPNDAPATGQPAPGDQQAPADGGPGGTPPPVVPWVLSARTPAALAEQARRLHTHLTARSEATPVEVGAALALTRAHFEHRASVTAATRAELLEAVAALARGESAEGTALGRARTGARTVFVFPGQGSQWLGMGRELADAHPVFAEKLSACAEALAPHVDWSLDAVLRGEPGAPALDRVDVVQPALFAVMVSLAALWRHHGVHPDVVVGHSQGEIAAAHVAGGLSLEDAARVVALRSRAIATTMAGQGAMASVTASPDRLRPLLDRCGGRICVAAVNGPSSLTVSGDPAALDELLALCAAEDIWARRVPVDYASHSPQVESVEDWLAEALAPLAPRSGQVRFHSTVTAAEMDTATLDAGYWYRNLRQPVRFDEVVRDLLAQGRTTFIEVSPHPILTVALEQTVEAAGAGAAVLGSARRGAERARFTAALAEAHVHGAPVAWDALFDVRAARRTELPTYAFRTARHWATPRPGGGDVTGAGLRRTGHALLTAVTELADSDGWLLTGRVSLALHGWLADHAVHGTVLLPGTAFVDMAAQAAELTGCDMVSELTLEEPLALADEQAKDLQATVGAPDATGRRPLAVHARAVGTDEPWTRHASGFLAVAPSPAVPPAAAQAWPPPGATPVDVDALYEDLADRGFGYGPAFQGLRAAWRHDGTLFAEADTTAAGDGFGIHPALLDAAFHAQLSELPSAGAESGQVWLPFTWSGIRLEGPGATRLRVTLTARGEGVVAMSATDETGAPVVSVESVVARPVSAAGSASLGPAAQALFRLEWQPGPAATAPVAAVARPVLLGTAEGVLPAADATVYGDLPDLIAAVDTGAPVPETVIAPVPGTPTTAGEVRALTRRTLALLQGWLADERLAGSRLVLVTRGAVAAGPDDTALRPGLAPVWGLVRAAQSEHPGRFTLLDLDGTRTPAFATLPVATEPQLAVRDGIVRVPRVVRTRTTGNAGPLPFDPDGTVLVTGGTSGIGAHVARHLVTEHGARHLLLASRRGEAAAGAAGLAADLRALGADVTVAACDVAERDQVARLLAAVPPAHPLTSVIHSAGVLDDGLLEALTGERLERVLRPKVDAVLHLHELTAGAPLRSFVLFSSVAGTIGGAGQGNYAAANTFLDTFAQWRRAHGLPGSSLAWGLWEEASGMTRHLEGAGVAQLGRSGLAPLATGEALRLFDTVHGTDDALLLPAWIDLGALRAQARDGVLPPVLAALVPAAGRPAHSRAGTLRTRFAATGPEERDALLMAVVADELAAVLGADAGAFDPERPFKDLGLDSLGAVRLRNRLGQATGLTLPSTLVFSHPRVPDLAARLRTLLEQSAEPDGREQEQGAPAVNAELDRLAALLPSVGPGDVDAVGARLRSLLTSLPGGERAEAGPSVEHATADEIFDLIDNDLGVA; from the coding sequence ATGACGGACAGCAGGGACGCGGCAGACCCGATGGACGACCGGAGCAACCCACTGAAGGAGCGGCTGGCCGCGCTGCGGGCGGACGCCCGGTACCCGGTCCTCCTGCACCTGGTGCGGGAGCAGACCGCCGAACTCCTCGGCACCGCCCCGGAGGACGTCGCACCCGACCTCGCCTACCGTGACTTCGGCTACAACTCCCTGGCCGCGGTGGAGCTGACGAACGGCCTGAGCGCGGCCTGCGGACTCGAACTGCCCCTCACCCTCCTCTTCGACCACCCCACGCCCGCCGCGGTGGCCGCACACCTCCAGGAGCTGCTGGGGTTCGCGCCGACAGCCGCCGAGACACCCGAAGCCGGGGAGGAACCGGGCTCCGGCGCCGGCGACGACCCCATCGCGGTGGTGGGCATGGCCTGCCGCTACCCGGGCGGTGTCGCCTCCCCCGCCGGCCTGTGGGAGGTCGTGGCCGCCGGGCGCGACGTGATCTCGCAGTTCCCGGCCGACCGGGGCTGGGACCTGGACGGGCTCTTCTCGGACGACCCGGAGCAGCCGGGTACGAGCTACGCCCGCACCGGCGGATTCCTCGAATCGGTCGCCGACTTCGACGCCGACTTCTTCACGATCGCCCGGCGCGAGGCGCTCGCGATGGACCCGCAGCAGCGGCTGCTCCTGCACACCGTGTGGGAGTCGCTGGAACACGCGGGTATCGATCCCGGCTCCCTGCGCAGGTCCCCGACAGGTGTGTACATGGGCAGCAGCGGCCAGGACTACGAGCAGGTGGCCCGCTCGGGGCCGCAGGAGCTGGAGGGCTACTGGGGCATCGGCTCGGCCGGCAGCGTCCTGTCCGGCCGTGTCGCCTATGCCTTCGGCTTCGAGGGCCCCGCGCTCACGGTCGACACCGCCTGCTCGTCGTCCCTGGTGAGCGTGCACCTCGCCGCCCAGGCGCTGCGCGCCGGCGAGTGCTCCCTCGCCCTGGCCGGCGGCGCCGCCGTGATGGCGACACCCAAGGTGTTCACGGAGTTCAGCAGGCAGCGCGCGCTCTCCCCGGACGGGCGGTGCAAGTCGTACGCGCAGGCCGCGGACGGTACCGGCTGGGCCGAGGGCGTCGGGGTGCTCGTCCTGGAACGCCTCAGCGAGGCCCGGCGGCTCGGCCACCGCGTCCTCGCCCTCATCCCCGGCTCGGCCGTCAACCAGGACGGCGCGAGCAACGGTCTGACGGCACCGAACGGTCCGTCGCAGCGACGGGTGGTGCAGCAGGCGCTGGCGGCGGCCGGCCTGCGCCCGGGCGACATCGACGCGGTCGAAGGCCACGGCACCGGTACGAAGCTCGGCGACCCGATCGAGATCGACGCGCTCGTCTCGGTGTTCGCCGGGGACCGTCCGGACGGCAGGCCCTTGCGGCTGGGTTCGCTGAAATCCAACATCGGGCACAGCCAGGCCGCGGCGGGCGTCGGCGGCCTCATCAAGATGATCATGGCCCTGCGCCATGAGGTACTGCCCCGTACCCTGCACGTCGACCGGCCCACCCCCAAGGCGGACTGGACGAGCGGCGCGGTCGCCCTGCTGACGGAGGCGACGCCGTGGCCGCGCGGCGCGCGCGTGCGGCGGGCCGGGGTGTCGGCGTTCGGAGTCGGCGGGACCAACGCGCACGTCCTGGTGGAGGAGGCGCCGAACGACGCCCCGGCGACCGGGCAGCCGGCACCGGGCGACCAGCAGGCACCGGCGGACGGGGGCCCGGGCGGCACCCCACCGCCCGTCGTGCCCTGGGTGCTGTCCGCCAGGACCCCGGCCGCCCTCGCGGAGCAGGCCCGCCGGCTGCACACGCACCTCACCGCCCGGTCCGAAGCCACCCCCGTCGAGGTGGGGGCCGCACTGGCGCTGACCCGGGCCCACTTCGAGCACCGCGCGTCCGTGACCGCGGCCACCCGCGCCGAACTCCTCGAAGCCGTGGCCGCGCTCGCCCGCGGCGAGAGCGCGGAAGGGACCGCCCTGGGCCGGGCCCGCACCGGCGCCAGGACCGTCTTCGTCTTCCCCGGGCAGGGCTCGCAGTGGCTCGGCATGGGCCGCGAACTCGCCGACGCCCACCCGGTGTTCGCGGAGAAACTGAGCGCCTGCGCCGAGGCGCTCGCGCCCCACGTCGACTGGTCGCTCGACGCCGTGCTGCGCGGTGAGCCCGGCGCACCCGCCCTGGACCGCGTGGACGTCGTACAGCCCGCCCTGTTCGCCGTGATGGTCTCGCTCGCCGCACTCTGGCGGCACCACGGGGTGCATCCGGACGTCGTCGTGGGCCATTCCCAGGGCGAGATCGCGGCCGCCCACGTCGCCGGCGGGCTCTCGCTCGAGGACGCGGCCCGCGTCGTGGCGCTGCGCAGCCGGGCCATCGCCACCACCATGGCCGGACAAGGAGCGATGGCCTCGGTGACCGCGTCCCCCGACCGGCTCCGCCCGCTGCTCGACCGCTGCGGCGGACGCATCTGCGTGGCGGCCGTGAACGGGCCCTCCTCCCTGACCGTCTCCGGCGACCCGGCCGCCCTCGACGAGCTGCTCGCGCTGTGCGCCGCCGAGGACATCTGGGCCCGGCGCGTCCCCGTCGACTACGCCTCGCACTCCCCGCAGGTGGAGTCCGTCGAGGACTGGCTCGCCGAGGCCCTCGCCCCCCTCGCGCCCCGCTCCGGCCAGGTCCGCTTCCACTCCACGGTCACCGCCGCCGAGATGGACACGGCCACGCTCGACGCCGGCTACTGGTACCGGAACCTGCGGCAGCCCGTCCGCTTCGACGAGGTCGTGCGGGACCTGCTCGCCCAGGGCCGCACGACGTTCATCGAGGTGAGCCCGCACCCCATCCTGACGGTTGCGCTGGAGCAGACCGTGGAGGCCGCGGGCGCCGGTGCCGCCGTCCTCGGCTCGGCCCGCCGCGGCGCCGAACGGGCCCGCTTCACCGCCGCGCTCGCCGAGGCGCATGTGCACGGAGCACCGGTCGCCTGGGACGCCCTGTTCGACGTGCGGGCCGCACGCCGTACGGAGCTTCCGACCTACGCCTTCAGGACGGCCCGGCACTGGGCCACCCCACGCCCCGGCGGGGGCGACGTCACCGGGGCGGGGCTACGGCGTACCGGCCACGCGCTGCTCACCGCGGTCACCGAACTCGCCGACAGCGACGGGTGGTTGCTGACCGGCCGGGTCTCCCTCGCCCTGCACGGATGGCTGGCCGACCACGCGGTCCACGGCACCGTCCTGCTGCCCGGCACCGCCTTCGTGGACATGGCCGCACAGGCGGCCGAGCTGACCGGCTGCGACATGGTGAGCGAGCTGACCCTGGAGGAACCGCTGGCCCTCGCCGACGAACAGGCCAAGGACCTGCAGGCGACGGTCGGGGCGCCCGACGCGACGGGACGCCGGCCACTGGCCGTCCACGCCCGCGCCGTCGGCACCGACGAGCCGTGGACCCGGCACGCCTCCGGCTTCCTGGCGGTGGCCCCGTCGCCCGCCGTACCTCCGGCGGCTGCGCAGGCCTGGCCCCCGCCCGGCGCCACGCCCGTCGACGTCGACGCCCTCTACGAAGACCTCGCCGACCGGGGCTTCGGCTACGGACCCGCCTTCCAGGGGCTGCGCGCGGCCTGGCGGCACGACGGCACACTCTTCGCGGAGGCGGACACCACGGCGGCCGGTGACGGCTTCGGAATCCATCCCGCGCTGCTCGACGCGGCGTTCCACGCCCAGCTGAGCGAACTGCCGTCCGCCGGCGCCGAGTCGGGGCAGGTGTGGCTCCCGTTCACGTGGTCCGGCATTCGGCTCGAGGGGCCGGGCGCGACCCGGCTACGGGTGACGCTCACCGCGCGGGGCGAAGGGGTCGTGGCCATGTCCGCGACCGACGAGACCGGCGCCCCCGTGGTCTCCGTCGAGTCGGTGGTGGCCCGCCCGGTGTCCGCGGCCGGATCCGCGTCCCTGGGCCCGGCCGCGCAGGCGCTGTTCCGCCTGGAGTGGCAGCCCGGGCCGGCCGCGACCGCGCCGGTGGCCGCCGTGGCCCGGCCGGTGCTGCTGGGTACGGCCGAGGGCGTGCTGCCCGCTGCGGACGCCACGGTGTACGGCGATCTCCCGGACCTCATCGCCGCCGTCGACACCGGCGCCCCCGTCCCCGAGACCGTGATCGCCCCGGTCCCCGGCACACCGACGACCGCCGGCGAGGTCCGCGCCCTCACGCGCCGCACCCTCGCCCTGCTCCAGGGCTGGCTGGCCGACGAGCGTCTCGCCGGCTCCCGGCTGGTCCTCGTCACCCGTGGCGCCGTAGCCGCCGGCCCCGACGACACCGCCCTGCGGCCGGGCCTCGCACCCGTGTGGGGTCTGGTCCGCGCCGCCCAGTCCGAGCACCCCGGGCGGTTCACGCTCCTCGACCTGGACGGCACGCGGACACCCGCCTTCGCCACGCTGCCGGTCGCAACCGAGCCGCAGCTCGCCGTGCGCGACGGCATCGTCCGCGTACCCCGCGTCGTACGCACCCGCACCACCGGGAACGCCGGACCGCTGCCGTTCGACCCGGACGGCACCGTGCTCGTCACCGGCGGCACCAGCGGCATCGGCGCCCACGTGGCCCGGCACCTCGTCACCGAGCACGGCGCCCGGCACCTGCTCCTGGCGAGCCGCCGGGGCGAGGCTGCCGCCGGGGCGGCCGGGCTGGCCGCGGACCTGCGCGCACTCGGCGCCGACGTCACCGTCGCCGCCTGTGACGTCGCCGAGCGCGACCAGGTGGCCCGGCTCCTTGCGGCCGTACCGCCGGCCCACCCGCTCACCTCCGTGATCCACTCCGCCGGCGTCCTGGACGACGGTCTGCTCGAAGCGCTCACCGGCGAACGCCTCGAGCGCGTCCTGCGGCCCAAGGTGGACGCCGTACTCCATCTGCACGAGCTGACGGCCGGCGCACCGCTGCGCTCCTTCGTGCTCTTCTCCTCCGTGGCCGGGACCATCGGCGGCGCCGGACAGGGCAACTACGCGGCTGCCAACACCTTCCTCGACACCTTCGCGCAGTGGCGGCGGGCGCATGGGCTGCCGGGCAGCTCGCTCGCCTGGGGGCTGTGGGAGGAGGCGAGCGGCATGACCCGGCATCTGGAAGGGGCCGGAGTGGCACAGCTCGGCAGGTCGGGCCTCGCCCCGCTGGCGACCGGCGAGGCGCTGCGGCTCTTCGACACCGTGCACGGCACGGACGACGCGCTGCTCCTGCCCGCGTGGATCGACCTGGGCGCCCTGCGTGCCCAGGCCCGCGACGGCGTGCTCCCGCCCGTCCTCGCCGCGCTCGTACCCGCCGCGGGACGCCCGGCGCACTCCCGCGCGGGTACGCTGCGCACGCGGTTCGCGGCCACCGGGCCCGAGGAGCGTGACGCGCTCCTCATGGCTGTCGTGGCCGACGAACTCGCCGCGGTCCTCGGCGCGGACGCCGGGGCGTTCGATCCCGAACGGCCCTTCAAGGACCTGGGACTGGACTCGCTCGGCGCCGTACGACTGCGCAACCGGCTGGGCCAAGCCACCGGGCTCACCCTGCCCTCGACCCTCGTCTTCAGCCATCCGCGGGTACCGGACCTAGCCGCCCGGCTGCGGACCCTGCTGGAGCAGAGCGCCGAACCCGACGGCCGCGAGCAGGAACAGGGCGCCCCGGCCGTGAACGCCGAACTGGACCGGCTGGCCGCGCTGCTTCCTTCCGTCGGGCCGGGTGACGTCGACGCCGTCGGCGCCCGGCTGCGCTCCCTGCTCACCTCACTGCCGGGCGGGGAGCGTGCCGAGGCCGGGCCCAGTGTCGAACACGCCACCGCCGACGAGATCTTCGACCTGATCGACAACGACCTGGGGGTGGCCTGA